The proteins below are encoded in one region of Odocoileus virginianus isolate 20LAN1187 ecotype Illinois chromosome 34, Ovbor_1.2, whole genome shotgun sequence:
- the TCF21 gene encoding transcription factor 21, protein MSTGSLSDVEDLQEVEMLDCDGLKMDSNKEFVTSNESTEESSNCEAGSPQKGRGGLGKRRKAPTKKSPLSGVSQEGKQVQRNAANARERARMRVLSKAFSRLKTTLPWVPPDTKLSKLDTLRLASSYIAHLRQILANDKYENGYIHPVNLTWPFMVAGKPESDLKEVVTASRLCGTTAS, encoded by the exons ATGTCCACCGGCTCCCTGAGCGATGTGGAGGATCTTCAAGAGGTGGAGATGCTGGACTGCGACGGGCTGAAAATGGACTCGAACAAGGAGTTTGTGACCTCCAACGAGAGCACCGAGGAGAGCTCCAACTGCGAGGCCGGGTCTCCCCAGAAGGGCCGCGGCGGCCTGGGCAAGAGGAGGAAGGCGCCCACCAAGAAGAGCCCCTTGAGCGGGGTCAGCCAGGAGGGGAAACAGGTTCAACGCAACGCGGCCAACGCGCGCGAGCGAGCCCGGATGCGGGTGCTAAGCAAGGCCTTCTCCAGGCTCAAGACCACCCTGCCCTGGGTGCCCCCGGACACCAAACTCTCCAAGCTGGACACGCTCAGGCTGGCGTCCAGCTACATCGCCCACTTGAGGCAGATCCTGGCCAACGACAAGTATGAGAACGGTTATATTCACCCGGTCAACCTG ACGTGGCCCTTTATGGTGGCCGGGAAACCCGAGAGTGACCTGAAAGAAGTGGTGACCGCCAGCCGCTTATGTGGAACCACGGCGTCCTGA